A portion of the Mesobacillus boroniphilus genome contains these proteins:
- a CDS encoding cupin domain-containing protein, translating into MGTQIRSFFANDTGDIPNNPTLPVIVYQGVFDDNLSMEDQFEQHNWTGTWTGDIYDYHHFHTNTHEVLGVKSGSATVQIGGDAGERLELKAGDVVVLPAGTGHKKIDSSQDFEVVGAYPNGRNPDLKEEDPGVRAQALSQIKNVPVPETDPVYGDEGPLLHKWVK; encoded by the coding sequence ATGGGAACACAAATACGATCATTTTTCGCAAACGACACAGGTGATATTCCTAATAATCCGACTTTACCGGTCATTGTCTATCAAGGTGTTTTTGATGACAACTTAAGCATGGAAGACCAATTTGAGCAACATAATTGGACAGGCACATGGACTGGTGATATTTATGATTATCATCATTTCCATACAAACACCCATGAAGTACTAGGTGTAAAATCAGGCAGTGCGACAGTGCAAATTGGCGGCGATGCGGGAGAACGTTTGGAGCTTAAAGCAGGAGATGTTGTCGTCCTTCCGGCAGGAACCGGCCACAAGAAAATCGACAGCAGCCAGGATTTCGAAGTTGTGGGTGCTTACCCAAATGGAAGAAATCCAGACTTGAAGGAAGAAGATCCTGGTGTCAGAGCTCAAGCATTATCTCAAATTAAAAACGTTCCTGTTCCAGAAACAGATCCGGTGTACGGGGATGAAGGTCCACTTCTTCATAAGTGGGTAAAATAA
- a CDS encoding DsrE/DsrF/DrsH-like family protein: MANKKFVYFVSLSSNVPYVLKKALKNAEEDNEVSIFFDLDGARVLDKRYLKIMERTHNIDLQKLMQQALDKGIKFFGCQMNVLIADGLELMDGAELSGVATFLETAYQADAVLSY; this comes from the coding sequence ATGGCTAATAAGAAATTTGTTTATTTCGTTTCATTGAGCTCCAATGTTCCTTATGTTTTGAAGAAAGCGCTGAAAAATGCTGAGGAAGACAACGAGGTCTCGATTTTCTTTGATTTGGATGGAGCCCGAGTTCTGGATAAACGGTATTTAAAAATTATGGAGAGAACCCACAATATTGATTTGCAGAAGTTGATGCAGCAAGCTTTAGATAAAGGGATAAAATTCTTTGGATGCCAGATGAATGTGCTAATCGCCGATGGGCTTGAGCTTATGGACGGGGCAGAGTTGTCAGGAGTCGCAACATTTTTGGAGACCGCCTATCAGGCGGATGCAGTACTAAGTTACTAA